A stretch of the Sinorhizobium alkalisoli genome encodes the following:
- the paaI gene encoding hydroxyphenylacetyl-CoA thioesterase PaaI, translating to MSAASLSPQALAEACAKVMWDDDNASRELRMELVSVAPGEATIAMTIAEGMTNGHGTCHGGYVFTLADSAFAFACNTYNQRTVAQHCSVTFIAPAFRGDRLTATAREVSRRGRGGIYDIRITNQEGEHVAEFRGHSRTVKGTHLPEEG from the coding sequence ATGAGCGCCGCCAGTCTTTCCCCGCAGGCGCTTGCCGAGGCCTGCGCCAAAGTCATGTGGGACGACGACAACGCCAGTCGCGAGCTCCGAATGGAACTCGTCTCCGTCGCGCCTGGCGAGGCGACCATCGCCATGACGATTGCCGAGGGCATGACGAACGGTCACGGCACATGCCACGGCGGCTACGTCTTCACGCTCGCGGATTCGGCCTTCGCCTTCGCCTGCAACACCTATAACCAGCGCACCGTCGCCCAACACTGTTCGGTGACATTTATCGCACCGGCGTTCAGGGGCGACCGGCTGACGGCGACGGCGCGGGAGGTGTCACGCCGCGGACGGGGCGGCATCTACGATATCCGCATCACCAACCAGGAGGGCGAGCATGTCGCGGAATTCCGCGGCCACTCGCGAACAGTCAAGGGTACCCATCTGCCGGAAGAAGGCTGA
- the paaG gene encoding 2-(1,2-epoxy-1,2-dihydrophenyl)acetyl-CoA isomerase PaaG encodes MSNSDTVLSALADGVLSLTLNRPDKLNAFNEEMHLALRAGFEHAHADENVRAVLLTGAGRGFCAGQDLGDRDPNKGVPDLGQTIDAFYNPLLRLIRSLEKPVICAVNGVAAGAGANIAFACDITLAARTARFIQAFAKIGLVPDSGGTWSLPRLIGEARAKALALTAEPLDADTAADWGLIWRAVDDDTLMDEANALAKRLAAGPTKGLGMTKRAIQAAATNSLDQQLDLERDLQREAGRSADYAEGVSAFLEKRKAEFKGR; translated from the coding sequence ATGTCCAATTCCGACACCGTTCTGTCGGCGCTTGCCGACGGCGTTTTGAGCCTAACGCTGAACCGACCGGACAAGCTCAACGCATTCAATGAAGAGATGCACCTGGCGCTGCGCGCTGGCTTCGAGCATGCCCATGCTGACGAAAACGTACGTGCAGTGCTCTTGACCGGCGCCGGCCGCGGCTTTTGCGCCGGCCAGGACCTCGGCGACCGCGACCCGAACAAGGGCGTGCCGGACCTCGGCCAAACGATCGATGCCTTCTACAATCCACTGCTCCGTCTGATCCGGAGCCTGGAAAAGCCGGTGATCTGCGCCGTCAACGGCGTTGCCGCGGGGGCCGGTGCCAACATCGCCTTCGCCTGCGACATCACGCTCGCCGCCCGCACCGCCCGCTTCATCCAGGCCTTCGCCAAGATCGGCCTCGTGCCGGACTCCGGCGGCACCTGGAGCCTGCCGCGTCTCATTGGCGAAGCGCGCGCCAAAGCGTTGGCGCTGACCGCCGAGCCGCTCGACGCGGATACCGCCGCCGACTGGGGCCTGATCTGGCGCGCCGTCGACGACGACACGCTGATGGACGAGGCGAACGCGCTCGCCAAGCGGCTCGCTGCCGGCCCAACCAAGGGCCTCGGTATGACGAAGCGCGCCATCCAGGCCGCCGCCACCAACTCGCTGGACCAGCAGCTCGATCTCGAGCGCGACCTGCAACGCGAGGCCGGCCGCAGCGCCGACTATGCCGAAGGCGTTTCCGCCTTTCTCGAAAAGCGCAAAGCGGAGTTCAAGGGTCGATGA